The Lycorma delicatula isolate Av1 chromosome 2, ASM4794821v1, whole genome shotgun sequence DNA window GTTGATATTTAACTAATTAtctaagaattaaatataatattttaattttaaaaccaggTCACTTTATAAGTACATGAGAATAtgcttacagaaaatattttctgactAAACTAAAACTGTCAGAGGTgttcaaactatttaaaaacattttttaacaattaagtcATCAGACAAAATcactattttaataatgattaatgattGTTATCTCAAACGATGCaattaaaaagtttcattcaatcacaattacaaaatttaataatttagaatttggGAATGCCAACATAACATTAAGggttttttaaacatcttttctacattaatattatttaaaccaaTCCATTTATACtatacattttaatgaattaggttttttaacatttttcacttAGAACACATTtaggtatttaataaattaacaatgtttggtttttcttcagtttatgatttatttatttagaaaaatgtaaaatatgtttttttggaattaaaaaacaatacaataaaattaggGTTAACGATATAGATTTTTTCACTCATTTCTGTGTTCAGCAGTTGGTTGGACTTCTGCCTGTGGTTCCTCAATTTCAGTTTCTtcaccatcatcatcttcatcttcctcttcatcttcatcatcatctaCATCCACAAGTAcatcatcatcttcttcttcttcatcttcttcttcctcatcatcatcatcatcatcgtcttCTTCTTCATCCTGGTCTTCATCATTATCATCTACTTCtgattcttcattttctttttcatttcttacttCATTATCATCATCAGATTCATCGGATAATCTCTCTCCGATCCTTCTTACTACTTTCATTTCCGAATCTGTCAGTTCAATTCCAAGTTTACTCATTGCCTGCTTAAaagaaaggttatttttattagtaatatttaaatcttgttttttccCTTTCTATTTCTTATGTGAAAACTACAAACAATAGgtgcaaatcaattttttttatctatgaagaAAGCTAAGCTTCCTGACTCCgagtttatatacatttatttacattgatttaaaaatagactgattttaaatgttatttttaatcattttttacatacttacctttgaattataaaatatgtaaagaaaagttTTCTAATAGGTTAGCTTCAAAATAGATACTTAACCACAAAGAGCCTGTCATCAGCCTCCCACTTAATACCAGAAAAAACAGAGGTCAAatgatataatatacaataaatgttCTTCGCTAAttctagtaaataattattttgttatacgaTATTACCTCAATGCTTTCAATAAAAAACccttataaagttatttataaaacataaaacaggaaagaatcttttttatataatctgcATGGTTTTATTCTGTAATGCattattttatgtagaatttgtgagtaaaattttttgtttttaacaaataactattcttggtcacttttcttttttttaacatttaagagTTAAACCTACCTTCAGATACCAAGTGTAGGTTATTATTagattatacaatattaaattctttataaattagtGTTTGGCTCTTTCACAGgtaatttacttaagttttatttctatttaaatacagggtacagttatttctttttaatgtgatTATTGCCAAGCAGTGACAAAATAACAAGAACACAAAATAGTGTTTCAAACCTGCGGAAtgtcaagtaattttttatttaaagattacattgtagatttatttaaagattacatttatttaaagattacatttaatCGGAATGTTTTCCGATtaaagatttaaagattttttgaatgAGTAATTTATTCTAGCCGtttcaaataacttaaaaataatcctCTCCTTctcagtaaacaaaaaacaattacaaaacaatGCAAATGTTACCAGTGCACATTACATTTGTAATATtggcaattaaaaaaatgatcaagGTCAACACATTATTGTAGgacaaatatgtattataaaaaatggaatgCATTTAATAACTGCTGATGACTCAGACacatcataaaaattttgtttaaaagatttaccCACAATTGTTTTCTTCTAAAAGAACACAGTCAAAATTATTCTTGTATGATTTTGTTAGATGGCAAGGttaattcaaacttttttctGTTGCAGTTGTTAGATTACAATCCATCTCTATGAACAATTTcacaatatattacaattttaattatatgcatcacaaaaagaaaaaaaaaagtataaacattaacaaaattgcAATAGAATACAAACAATAGTCAACATTAGTGGTTAAACCCCTTTGTTGATTTGGTTCTACCAAAGACATGGGGTCATTAAATTCATCCAATCAAAAATTTACTACAGTATAATAACTTTTAGcattgaaactttttttctttttttttatagcattaaaaaattgtagcCAAAAAATGCCTCAAGTGTCAGTATTTGCTTAGCagcttaaaaataagtaaagcaAGTACTAACACTGGTAGGTATTCATTTTATTGTACCTTTTTCCAATCTTCAGTGGCAAGGTTACCATCATTATCAGTATTTAATCCACTTAATAGCACTCCTAGTTTGAATTCTTGTCTATTAGACTTTTGACGTATCAATCCTTCAATGAAACCATCAAGTGTTATCTCTCCTTGTTCATTTGCACTCAACTCATGTAATATATCTTCTAAATCttcaggttttaattttaaacccaATGTATTTGTTAGGGTATCCATTAAATCAGATTTTGAAAATTGACCTTTACCTTCCTTATCAAAGAATCCAAATGCTAATTTATATCTTTCTAATTCTTCTTGACTTATGTtctccattatttaaaaatatgtacgttatttaaaaatactttcaaaaaatttataggCCTATCAAatgattactgtttaaattttaagtgtttttttaatacattttgaattattcattGTAACCATggaaattttgacaattttttaaaaacgtctTAACTAAAGAGAATCTTTAAATaacaggttttataaaaataaatttgtagaatcattaaaactataaaattaccccttgttcagttttattttaattttagtttatttttggaagaattttttttaagtaaccgaATACCAGGAAGGTTATTATTCCTTAAAAGCAACATACCCTCAaaagtttacagaaataaatagtaTCCCTTCTTTCTGGACCTTAAAACAATATATCtgaatttaaacacaaaaaaaaaatattttcaagcatttGTACAAACGATATGAACAGAAACAGTAAGGGATTATAAAGGGattccttcaaaaaaataaagtaaagtaacCACAAAAATCTGTAATTGagggaaaattaaattacaggatGTACACGAACAGGATAAACGCAATAAAAATGATGCctattattcaataacaataattaaaaaatgaatgcctaaatgaataacaataattaaaaaattaatcatatttttgataaataattatatatatatatatatatttacttatcacaatttaaaacaatactatGGGATGCGTAAAATGGGAAACCTCATCTCTTACCACCTGAAGACTCTTCAGAACTGGAATCTCAAATCTAGGGAGAAGCATCCTTGAAATTCAAGGTTGTGAAGCAAGGTTAAATCCCAATAACAGAAACATGTAGTTGAACCAGTTCCCATAGATCACCagtattaaactgttaaaaattctgGATGTAATTCCCAgtatattgttaacattttttagtagataatgataatttaagtcataccacttatatatatatatataaattagcaaATCAGTAACAACATTAGTCGAAGATTTTCAAAAGTGAGATTATGGTGATTGATGTCCTTTATAGGTAAGTGTCATTAATGAATGCTGAAACAATCATATTGTACTTTATGTAAACAATTAAAGGAACAAAAATGTAGTGAGTGTAGAAGCAACATCAGTTGATGACTGATGTTGTTTTGCTGTCACTCACTGTTACACTTACACTGCTTCCTACatataattttctacattatttttaatttatattttatttattttttttatttatctatgtcaAATTTTTTTCCTCACTCTTTTTATGTTAGCCTTTGGAACcgttgtaaggtattacttctgaggatgatgtaaatgaagtgttgtatagtctcaggtcgaccattcctggtatgtgattaattaaaatccaTTGTGATTAATTAAGAACACTGgaatccacgatcaagtattcaaatttgtataaaagtaactgcctttactaggatttgaaacttagaactttTTCCTGAGTTTATGTAAGGTTACTTTTTAAACGAGCTAATATTTAAAGCGGAAGCTGTAGTTTATAAAATGTGTAGTTAAGATAACAGTGAGTTGttgtaatagtattaaataaaaacttaacactGAAAATTAAGAGAAATGTAATATGTAATTGAAGGATCAAAGTTGAGCAGTTCAGAAACTGTAAAGGTAACATTATTGAAGTTAGTGTGACTGGTCCAGACTGTAAGTATAAAATCAACCATTTCCTAAATTTGATAGTGAAAATAagcaacaaattttaaacttctttgataaatttagcaataaaaatgaaCAAGATATTTTCTTACAAGTTATTGAAAAAGCTAATTTTAACACACATAGGCCAATGAAAAGCGAAGcttaaaacagaaaatgtaattttgcttattgtatttttttttaaatgtgaaaaagttAAGGTGTGCAAAAACCATTTTTATCACTTCATGGTATAACAGAAGCTCATATCTGTTGattatgtaatgttttatcaaaatgtaaaacaCCTCATGATAAAAGAGTAACAAATTCAGAAGCTAATGCTATACCAGGTGATGTGtactgacccaccgggttggtctagtggtgaacgtgtcttcccaaatcagctgatttggaagtcgatagttccagcattcaagtcctagtaaaaccagttatttttacacggatttgaatactagatcgtggataccggtgttctttggtagttgggtttcaattaaccgcaggtctcaggtatggtcgaactgagaatgtacaagactacacttcacttacactcatacatatcatcctcattcatcctctgaagtattatctgaaaggcagttaccggaggctaaataggaaaaagaaaaagaggtgATATGTACTATAAAATTCACaaatgtattttgtcattttctgtaaaaacaaCATATATGCTGGAGAGgaaattaatttacttgatgctaggcttaatgtaaaaattagacATTCTTTGTTTCTGAAAGCCTATCTTAATGTATATGTTAAGTAtgaattttatctgaaatatttttaaaataattttcacttacacTTTGTTTGGCCTCAGGTTGATAAATGCATTAGATGTGAAGAGTTACTGTTCAGATAAAAAGCTCAAGTCTAAGTGATTCTGCAAAATAAGCTCCTATTGCACAGTTACTAGTTCATAAAAGAcgggcaaaaaaatactacagtaACATTCaccaaattacataattaaataaaactgaagattATACTTTAGGAATCTGCTTCGATTATATCCAGAACATGCCCTTACTGCACATTCCAGAACAAGATGTCTTCTATTTGATCAGTTATGGCTGTACTGTTTTggtatttataacttaaaaacacacataactgaattatttatttttcattagggATTTCCAAAAAAGAAGCAAATGAGGTATGTTCtatattgttgaaatatattaaaagttctacttcaaaaaacattagaaaattataCCTGTTCAGTGATGGATGTCCTGGATGGAACAAGAATAACACATTAATGAGGTTCTGCTTAGCGCTTGTTGATACAGTACACTTCAATGTTATTAAACTTTACTTCCTGAGCAGAAGAGATTCATTTCTTCCTAATGATCAAAATTTTGGGACTATTAAAACACTCAagaagaataatacaatttacacTCCTGAtcagtatgaaaatattataagatctgctagtaaaaactttaaagtcgaaacattaaaaatagaagaaataatggatttcaaaggttggtagccacttctttacaaaagaaacagttttttgtaatgaatcgtatcacaaaatgttacaaaaagaCCAGAAGCAGTTCTTTACACCCTACAATTTATACATTGAACAGCTTAAGCCTGTGTTGAAgatgaataaaaagatttttatttcaaaataagtaattgGTCAACTGAAGAACCCATTGaaaattaagtgttttaaaaaactgttcgtattaaaatgttatgtattttttattttacatttttttacgttttcaccCCCTCCTGCCGTcaggtgctgaaacctagcggtggctaggaTGCCCAAGCAAACTATGGTCGCCAGAGCATCATACCACTTTATGTCACTAGCTGCTTCCTTGAACACAGTACAGAGCGTCTTAAACCAGTCTGTACTCATACTTGACCCAAGGCAGTCGTGTCCagatggactctctcaattcttgtttggatgaatattattatttaagttttatttagcttatgttttctatctttaaaattaggttataagttacaagtgttatgttacaaaattcttttaaaccaccaagacggcgtacaattaaacaatccttcagtaatcaacaaggtgttgtcttcattcatctcCTGTGAACATATACAGTCCACCCTCACTCTAAAATTTACCACAATGCTGTTGACCAACGGCGTCCTCTTGACGTCGCAACtcatttttaagttcatatatttgttgtttattcatGTACTTATACATCATAAATTTGTTGTTCCAGTAGTTTACTGGTTTTTAATGTatgcttttttcttgtttttatttttattattttaaatattggccAATggtaatacattatattattatagtcaATGGTTATTGTTATTAGATATTGGCTTTTATTActcattattacataataattattactgtaatattatgtagtcacataatattacattctagtgtttattttctatttttgggtcatttcattgtaaatattagTTTGCTGACCAAATGTATTAGTAAAAATGTactcaatgtattttatttttattatttctttattataaatactaagaAAGTAGGCCTACTGTTTTGTATTAGGTTAAaccttttgattttcttttaaaccacattttattaccttttattttctaaaataaaaacagttgcctttagtgataaattttgaatttttttaagtctacAATAGTTTTATATCTTACTTTCAGTTCttgtgaaaaaaaggttttaactttttaatttgtattttaaaatagtattttacattACATGTAGTCTTTTATCACAAAACTGATAGAATAATTTCATAACATCAGAATTAAACACATACTACtacaaaaaatttcttgtaaCAACCATTGTCGAAACGatacatcaaaaaattttatttttgggtaaCGAGAGTATCAAAACAAGTCTAAAAATTCTTTACCATATGGTAAAGTAATATAGCAAAGACCATTCTttgctatattacatttaaaaaatgctttttcttTTCATGGATTTcaaacaaaaccatttttttttttaactttctgtaaaATTTGCACTTAGTTATTCTAGTTGTTTCTaatctcattaatttatatatatatatagccacctgaatatatatatatatatagtaacttaCACCCTCCTGTAGCGTTTTTTATAACTGAGATGCGGTTTGCAGCATTCTTCCTTGTACTGAGGGGTTACtttaatgaatgtatatttaatgctttttttatttctaggtcATGGAATgggggcaactcaaaaatttcaaatggaatCAATGGTCATTTGaggtatcattttaaagagcttgATGAGATGAGAAAAATGACACAATTAAACAATTCTGATTGCCCAATCCCAAATGGCGGCCAATAGTGTGTTTCAGATAATTAGAACTAATATATGGTTATATGTTCTCCTTCaatctttttgttatttgaggtattCCGAttctctttggaaatcttctc harbors:
- the LOC142319376 gene encoding uncharacterized protein LOC142319376 isoform X2: MAMSKLGIELTDSEMKVVRRIGERLSDESDDDNEVRNEKENEESEVDDNDEDQDEEEDDDDDDDEEEEDEEEEDDDVLVDVDDDEDEEEDEDDDGEETEIEEPQAEVQPTAEHRNE
- the LOC142319376 gene encoding uncharacterized protein LOC142319376 isoform X1; translation: MQAMSKLGIELTDSEMKVVRRIGERLSDESDDDNEVRNEKENEESEVDDNDEDQDEEEDDDDDDDEEEEDEEEEDDDVLVDVDDDEDEEEDEDDDGEETEIEEPQAEVQPTAEHRNE
- the LOC142319376 gene encoding uncharacterized protein LOC142319376 isoform X3, which encodes MSKLGIELTDSEMKVVRRIGERLSDESDDDNEVRNEKENEESEVDDNDEDQDEEEDDDDDDDEEEEDEEEEDDDVLVDVDDDEDEEEDEDDDGEETEIEEPQAEVQPTAEHRNE